A segment of the Triticum urartu cultivar G1812 chromosome 1, Tu2.1, whole genome shotgun sequence genome:
AAGAAATCGTTCCACACCATGATTTGATTCTCCTTTGTTTTTAAGTGTTTGCAAGTTCCAAGTGCATGATATTATATTAATCATGAGAGCAATTTTAAATTGCCTGCGATTTGGCCGCAATCGCTCGCGATTTTCATGCAGTACAAAATCACAGGAGATTGCGGTAGATCGCGCTGACTTAGGCTACAATTTCACTTAAAATTTGGCTGCCGTTAAATCCTTTCTCCTGCGATTTTAAATTTTCAACTGATCTGTAGAGGTGCATGTTTCATCCTTGTTATCATTCTTGCTTACTGAGTGCTTGTTCATTCGTTTTTTAATTATATTGATGCTATTTTGCTTGTGTCAAAAGAATTAATATAATTTTTGTTTACCATATTGATAAACAACTCCCTTAACAAGCACTACTATACTATGCTACCCACTGTGTTGTTTACTTGTTTGGCTATTCAGTACGCGTGAGATTCGTTTTTGGACTTCAGAAcaagcactactagggaaaagcctagcagcagcgcgggttttaggcctatcagcagCGCGGGCACCCgtgctaccaataaggcgctacagctaatagttagtagtagcgtgggttaaacccgcgctactgctattacatacacgcgctactactaatgaaatagcagtagcgtgtgtTAACAACCAACGCTACTAGTATCATTTATACTAGTAGCGCTCAGTTTCCTCCCCACGCCACTACTAACTTATtagaaattaaaaaaataaacCAGTACACATTATTACACCAGCATTAGAACACATCCAGTAAGAGCATACATAATTGACATGGGTCCTATTTCATGGTTAACTGGACACCGAAGCCAATAAATGAGCCAAAACCCCATCATTATGCATTGGTACTCACGATTGACCACTTCAAAGAACATGCAAGTATGTATGTCATTAACAATTGCAAACATAAGTTTCTTTGTATCTACTATCACACAGTTCCTCATTCTACCCGTTCTCACTccaataataagaaaaatgaaaagGAAAAATAGAGATAATCTGCCGCAATTGCACTTCGGTGTCATGGATCCCGTCTGCCGCTTCAACATCTCATTATCCTGCAGCAATGGAAATTTTCCCAAAATTACCTTTTGCAACAACATAAAATTGCATTGAGATTTTAGAATTAAACATAGGCATATCTCATAGTTTAAAACAAAGGCACTCAACGGAAAAGTGCATAAATTGAGAGAAAACCTTTGGCTAGAATAGCAACACAGCACAGGAGCTACGTTCGGTGGCGGAGCTCACTAATCGGTGGAGAAGGTCGAACTACCAAGTACGTAGCAGCACAACACAGGATCACCTATGTTAATGCTGCCCACACAGTTGATTTAACTCTTACTAGTTCTTACTTGTTCTTACTAAATTTACCAAGTAATAACTATAATAATAAACGTGTCCAGACCTCTTTTTTGGACTTAGGACTCCACATACTGCAGCCTATATGCTGTAAGCAGTTTGCGTCACTACTAAAACAGAACTGAGGTAGAGAGTTTGGTGATGATCATATTAAGTTTAACCAACATTTCACAATTCACATTAGCAAAGATTAAACAAAATCATATGACAGCCCTATCAATTCCTGCTTAACACTTGGAACAAAAAGCATCAAGATAGAACTCAGGAATCAGTAAGTCAGTAAGTTTACCATCGATCATATTCGAAACATATCATACGCATCTTACATATTACAATGAAAATCTGCATTATGCAGATCAACGGCTTAGGTGGATAACGATCTAGGACAGAATATGATTGAGCACTAGGAGCAAACACGCTGTAATTTTGAAGAACAGAGCAGTGTTCAAGTCCCCAACAGACCACAATCCCAGACAGGAATAGCGTTGTTCTTTCTTCAAATTACCATACACGGGGAAACAATGACAAGACTGGTTTGTTTTAAAAAAAAGGAAGAGGATGATTAAGTGGTTTTACTTCAGATCAACAACATGTCAAACAAATCACTCTACCAAGGGTACAACTATGAGGTAGGTTGCACCAAACTCTCATCGGAGAGAGGAATAaaaaacgagagagagagagagagggagagagagagagagaggacctTCTATTGTGTGGGCAGTAGCAGGGTCGGAGCAGCCACTCGCCTCGTCGTCCTCCTATCACAGCAGCAGATTTCTGCTTGACAAGCAGATAGGAGCACAAAACGCACGCATCAGGTGGCGTCAAGCACATGGCTGCATGTATAACAAAAGGAAAGGCAACTCTCTTCATTTTTCAGTTTCTAAACTAAATACAAAATGATTGTGAAATCTTAGGCATAACCAAAGGAAAGCAGATTCGCAAAATCACTTGAACTTGCTTATACTACACATACAAAGTCCATTTTTTTACTGTTAATATTGATGTTATAACATGTTCAGTTACAAAGATGCAAACTGCACTAGAGTGATTTCAAATCTTGCCACCAGCATGAGTCAAGTTGAGTTGCTAACTAACGAAAGACAAGCACAATGCATATACAAGGTAAATTTTGTAAATACAGGTGGCCAACGTAATTTATTCAGTTTGAAACTTGAGGTGTTGCAAAGTATTGTGCTTCATTTGTTCAAGAATACAGGTAAGTTGGATTGCAAGACCTCTCCTCTTCTCCTCTCTGAAAAAATAATTACTTGCTGTGGTGCAGCAAGCAATCGGAGGAAGGAGACGGACAGAGGGTAAGGGGGAGAAGAGAAATGCTTACCTTTCCCCACTTTGGAGGAGAACCATTGAATATGTATGAGCATTCAGGGGCGACCAGTTTGGTGAACGCAGCCCctatcaccacaccagctccaaGTGCAACTGATGCCCAGCGGGTTGTTGGGCTACCTGTATAAAATAACACAAGTCACAAACATGCATTAGACCATAGATTTAGTGACAGTTACTTCACAAGTGTAAATTTGAGTTCTTCTCAAAGTGTTTCTTTCGGCATATGCCAACTCTGAATAATTAACAAGTAAATAAGATTATAAAATTTGAGAACATTCAAgaaaaatgcatgaataattgctAGGCAAACTAATAATTATGGATTATCGAGTGGAAAACAGACAATTCACATAGCCAAATAACTTTTTTAATAGTTCCCTTACCAACATCAGATACACAGTAACaagttgcattgcttactttatagaACTTGTGAAATCAAACTCATTCTGGATACAAATAAAAGGACTCCAAGTTATTCAACAGAATAGGATACAGGGAAACAGTTTGAGATTAGCTGATAACAAGCATCACATAGACATCAATGGCCAAGCCCCTAAAGTTCGAGAATGAAACTGACTTAGGACTCCACATACTGAAGCCTGTATGGTGTAAGCAGTTTGCCTAGCAATTATATGCATTTTTCTTGAATACCACAATCCCAATCAGACAAAGCGTTGTTCTTTCTCTAAAAATATACCAGACACGAGGAAATGATGGTAAGACTGAATTATTTTCAGAACCATGATTCACTATAACCATTCTGAGAGCATGACTAACACCAGGAAAGCATTGTTCACACCAATAAAATCACAAACAAAAGTTTCCCTGGCTAACAGTCAAAGCCATCACATAGCCTAGCCCAATTCAAGCACGTCCTGCTATTCATACACTGGCTGACGAATCAATTGAAATGAGACTCTGGCCTCTGCAGAATACAAACATACATGAAATAAAACGTAAGCGATTTTTTGCTTACAATCATCGGAATCTCAGAGCACTCGACGCAAATTTGGGGCTCCAATCGCGCAGGAAACAATCAATCTACAGCACCCTAAAGCAGGGCATGCGCATTAGTAACGTttccaaatgtttttgcctggaGGAGCGCGCCCTACCTATGCAGCTAGGGAATCCCTCATCAGATTAGGCCAATCGAGATGGAACACGAGCATTATTTTCGCGCAACCCTAGATCATGAGATACCCACGGAGGCGCGGCGAACAGATCTCGTGATGCAGCGAGGGGAATGGAGAGGTGAGGCGGAGGGGGTTGGGGGCTTACGGAAGAGGATGAGGCCTCCGAAGgcgccggcgagggaggagtAGGCGACGCGGCAGATGGAGAGGTCGAGGCAGGCGTCCCACTTGGCGTCGAGGTCGTACCGCGGCGGGATCCCGGACCTGGTGGGCGGGGACGGCTTCGTTGCCGGCACCGGGGCCGGGGCGGGGGCGGGCAGCGGCGCGAGACGAGGAGCGGCGGGCGCGCGGCCGCCGGCGTGACGCACACGGCGGGGGGCATGGGGCGGACGGACGGAGGAGAGGAGGTGGAAGGGAGGCCGGCGGCAAGTGGGTTGGGACAGGAGAGGAGGTTGGGGATCTGGATCGGGCTGCGTTTTTTTTTTGAGACAGACAGGGGGTGGGTGGTGTGGGACGGTTGGTGGGGTGGGAGGTGGTGGTGGGGTGGGAGTGTGGATCGGACCGGGGTGGACacgcttagtagtagcgtgggggTCTTACCTGCGCTATTACTACTTACTTAGTAGTAGCGCCcgttttatacccctcgctactactatggcctATCCCGGGGGCATTGTTGGAGACCATTTAGTAGcagcgcgggtttatacccctcgctactactatcaacttagtagtagcgcggtttttatacccctcgctactactaattagtagtagcgcccatttttaaaccgcgctactgataaacttctgtgtataaggttttccctagtagtgaagaGTAAAATTTATTGATTTAACCTCTACGCAGGTTGTATCTCGTTCGTGAGAAGATCAGAAATTGATTGAGCATGATGTGTCACCTTATTTCATTGTGTGTAAGCTCTACTCTACCTAATGGTTACCTGGTCTATGTGATCTCAAGAGCCCAGCCAAGATCATGCTTACATAGTCTATGTGATTTTTCAAGTGTGGCAGCAAATGAGCCTTCCATTTGTGATTTTTCAAGTTTGGGCAGAGTTATGAACCCTTTGCCAGAGGTCTCATCCCTAGATTGATGTAGGATCAAGATGATGGCATCAGGGTTCCCATGACCATGTTCACCACATTTGAGCTCCTCAAGCACGCCCCAAGCCCTCGTAAGCTTCTCATATC
Coding sequences within it:
- the LOC125533096 gene encoding uncharacterized protein LOC125533096, with translation MVSNNAPGIGHNPQPPLLSQPTCRRPPFHLLSSVRPPHAPRRVRHAGGRAPAAPRLAPLPAPAPAPVPATKPSPPTRSGIPPRYDLDAKWDACLDLSICRVAYSSLAGAFGGLILFRSPTTRWASVALGAGVVIGAAFTKLVAPECSYIFNGSPPKWGKVSISLLPLTLCPSPSSDCLLHHSK